The following proteins come from a genomic window of Nostoc sp. TCL26-01:
- a CDS encoding non-ribosomal peptide synthetase — MMMLKPVVELPKQDKDSVRTIDTLLSELHQLEVKLWLEGERLRYRAPKDVLSPQLLAELKERKLEVISFLQQVSAAKVANKLPPIVTIPKDSNLPLSFSQERLWLQHQLEPDSPINNMPYVYRLQGKLNFKALERSQNEMLRRHEILRTIFVVEDGQPVQQIKPEITVPLTVIDLQKLPPDEKDGAAKRAAEADIRRSFDLEQGPMVRLTLFQLHPEEYILIVNLHRIVCDGTSCDIFFRELLALYQAFCKDQPSPLAQLPVQYGDFAHWQRQCLQGDLLQPEIDYWQEKLKGDLSPLPLPTDYPRPPVLSYRGSRRYLLLPPSLSESLNNLSQQTGSTLFMTLMAAFKVLLYRYTGQEDILISFSHGGRTQVEIENLIGPFTKTLALRTLLGDSLSFRELLKRVRDNALEADTHQNVPFEKLTDELGRKSRWGRLPLLQVLFALNPPWKNDNTLSTIELPELTINSLFGYVYVGETKFDLSLVMRETDQGVRAVFEYNEDLFEGTSIAQMLECFQVLLENIVTNPDCSLAMLPILKPAQKQQLLVGWNNTACKHTTSKFLCQAISEQVQKNPQAIALIIGEQQLTYQELNARANQLANYLLTLDLPTATPVAIYMQPSWEMVVAILGVLKAGKAFTLLDSIHYGQSSPTSLVLTQSQLLSDLPHHQQVVAFDTQWQAIAKHHQNDPDCQTTDDSLACVIYVPNPHGKPDGIEISHQNLLSHSLAMSEVWQLTPGDRVLTFAAKGRNAIVESLFSSFISGATAILQPQEIPNSPLEFFSLITQKQVTILNLPTAFWYELVNAASLSPQSLPANLRLVMVGGEKVAQTAYQAWVKLFGQQVRWLNAYGSIETTFTATIYHPETANQATSRRAEIPIGKPIANTQIYILDRLLQPLPVGVPGEIYISGLGIAQGYSDRPNITSEKFISNPFSPEPNSRLYKTGDLARYLPDGNIEYLGRNDHQVKIDGFRIELAEIETLLNQHPAIAQAVVIANQPPAGNNRLIAYIVPQTGETLTTDELQSFLAHQLPDYMIPADYVSLESLPLTANGQIDHRALPTPNFVQQTSEVVFVAPRDQVEMQLVKIWEKILGVQPIGVEDNFFAVGGNSFLAVRLFSEIEKHFDKNFRLSTLLQRPTIAQLAEVIRQEAAPQVWEHLVVMKPGIPSKLPFFCVHAIWGNILFYRGLASYLDPEQPFYALQAKGLDGQQTPMTSIPEIASSCIKEMRKMQPQGPYLLGGFSWGGTLALEIAQQLQAQGQEVKLLAIFDTGAPIANKFDGNQASNSKPQSFWSQGLLRLRNLQKLQFSERLTYLWEKLYWHLTAGRVSIIYRFYLHYVKRSLPELFIYNVVAANYQAYKKYVAQEYPGKITLFRAINNMTQLENSPDLRWGQIATNGVEIYEVLGTSHTGLMEEPHVKLLAQQLQSCLEQLQPDKTTIKEVSSTVLSREYC, encoded by the coding sequence ATGATGATGCTGAAGCCAGTTGTGGAACTGCCCAAACAGGACAAAGACAGTGTGAGAACAATCGATACCTTGTTATCGGAGTTACACCAACTAGAAGTAAAATTGTGGCTAGAAGGCGAGCGTCTGCGTTATCGTGCGCCCAAAGACGTGCTGAGTCCACAACTGTTAGCTGAACTCAAAGAGCGCAAACTCGAAGTCATCTCCTTCTTGCAACAAGTCAGTGCGGCGAAAGTGGCTAACAAATTGCCGCCAATTGTCACAATTCCCAAAGATAGCAACTTACCCCTGTCTTTTTCTCAAGAACGGCTATGGTTACAGCATCAGCTAGAGCCAGATAGCCCCATCAATAATATGCCCTACGTTTACCGTCTCCAAGGCAAACTCAACTTCAAAGCCCTGGAACGGAGTCAAAACGAAATGCTGCGACGACATGAAATCCTGCGTACCATTTTCGTGGTGGAGGATGGACAACCCGTACAGCAAATCAAACCAGAAATAACCGTACCTTTGACAGTTATCGATCTGCAAAAATTGCCCCCAGACGAAAAAGATGGGGCAGCAAAACGTGCCGCCGAAGCAGATATTCGTCGTTCCTTCGACTTGGAACAAGGGCCAATGGTGCGCCTTACCTTGTTTCAACTCCACCCAGAAGAATACATTCTTATAGTCAACCTGCATAGAATCGTTTGTGATGGGACTTCTTGCGATATCTTCTTCCGGGAATTACTAGCCTTATATCAAGCCTTCTGCAAAGATCAACCCTCTCCCCTAGCACAACTCCCCGTCCAATATGGAGACTTTGCTCACTGGCAACGCCAATGCTTACAAGGAGATTTACTCCAGCCAGAAATAGATTATTGGCAAGAAAAACTCAAAGGTGATTTATCTCCCTTACCCCTACCCACCGATTATCCCCGGCCGCCAGTCCTCAGCTATCGGGGTTCTCGGCGTTATCTCTTGTTGCCACCATCTTTGAGTGAGTCCTTAAATAACTTAAGTCAGCAAACAGGATCTACCTTGTTTATGACCCTGATGGCAGCCTTTAAAGTGCTACTCTATCGCTACACAGGCCAAGAAGACATCCTGATTAGCTTTTCTCATGGGGGGAGAACTCAAGTAGAAATTGAGAACTTAATTGGCCCTTTTACCAAGACATTGGCACTGCGGACTTTGCTAGGAGATAGCCTGAGTTTTCGGGAACTGCTGAAACGAGTCCGTGATAATGCCCTAGAAGCTGATACTCATCAAAATGTCCCGTTTGAAAAACTCACTGATGAATTAGGGCGGAAATCGCGGTGGGGACGTTTACCTTTGTTACAGGTGCTATTTGCCCTCAATCCCCCTTGGAAGAACGACAATACTTTATCGACAATAGAATTACCGGAACTAACCATCAATTCTTTATTTGGTTATGTCTACGTCGGAGAAACCAAATTTGATTTGAGCCTGGTGATGCGGGAAACAGACCAAGGTGTCAGGGCTGTATTTGAATACAACGAGGATCTGTTTGAGGGAACTTCCATCGCTCAAATGCTGGAGTGTTTTCAAGTGCTGCTAGAAAATATTGTGACTAACCCAGATTGCAGTCTGGCGATGTTGCCTATACTTAAACCCGCACAAAAGCAGCAATTATTGGTAGGCTGGAATAATACAGCTTGCAAACATACCACAAGTAAGTTTTTGTGTCAAGCAATTAGCGAACAGGTACAGAAGAATCCCCAAGCGATCGCCTTAATCATCGGTGAGCAACAATTAACCTATCAAGAGTTAAACGCGCGTGCCAATCAACTAGCCAATTACCTGCTCACATTGGATTTACCCACAGCCACACCAGTGGCTATCTATATGCAGCCATCCTGGGAAATGGTGGTAGCAATTTTGGGTGTTCTCAAAGCTGGGAAAGCTTTCACATTGCTGGATTCCATTCATTATGGGCAAAGTTCTCCTACCTCGCTCGTGTTAACTCAAAGCCAGCTTTTATCCGACTTACCTCACCATCAGCAAGTAGTCGCATTCGATACCCAGTGGCAAGCGATCGCCAAACATCATCAAAACGATCCCGATTGTCAAACCACAGATGACAGTCTCGCCTGTGTCATTTACGTCCCCAATCCCCACGGTAAACCAGATGGGATAGAGATTAGCCACCAGAATCTGCTGAGTCACAGTTTAGCAATGAGTGAAGTTTGGCAATTGACCCCAGGCGATCGCGTGTTAACATTTGCTGCCAAGGGTAGGAATGCGATCGTTGAATCCCTGTTTTCTAGCTTCATCAGTGGAGCAACAGCTATTCTCCAACCCCAGGAAATTCCCAACTCACCCCTAGAGTTTTTCTCCTTAATTACTCAAAAACAAGTTACCATCCTCAATTTACCCACTGCCTTTTGGTATGAGTTAGTTAACGCCGCCTCCCTATCTCCTCAATCCTTACCAGCAAACCTACGCCTAGTCATGGTGGGAGGAGAAAAAGTTGCCCAAACAGCTTATCAAGCTTGGGTAAAACTCTTTGGGCAACAAGTACGCTGGTTAAATGCTTACGGCTCAATAGAGACAACTTTCACAGCCACAATTTACCACCCAGAAACGGCGAATCAAGCCACAAGTCGGCGAGCAGAGATCCCCATCGGTAAACCAATCGCCAACACCCAAATCTACATTCTCGATCGCCTATTGCAACCTTTACCAGTCGGCGTTCCTGGGGAAATTTACATTAGTGGACTTGGTATTGCTCAAGGTTATAGCGATCGCCCCAACATAACATCTGAGAAATTCATCTCTAATCCCTTCAGTCCTGAACCCAACTCTCGCCTCTACAAAACTGGTGATTTAGCTCGCTACCTCCCAGATGGCAATATTGAGTATTTAGGACGCAACGATCACCAAGTCAAAATAGACGGTTTTCGGATCGAGTTGGCAGAGATAGAAACTTTATTAAACCAACACCCAGCCATAGCTCAGGCGGTAGTCATTGCTAATCAACCTCCGGCTGGCAACAATCGCTTAATTGCTTACATTGTTCCCCAAACAGGAGAGACATTAACAACTGATGAGTTGCAGAGTTTTCTCGCTCACCAGTTGCCAGATTACATGATCCCGGCTGATTATGTCAGCTTAGAATCCCTTCCTCTCACTGCCAATGGCCAAATCGATCATCGTGCCTTACCAACACCTAATTTTGTCCAGCAAACGTCAGAAGTTGTGTTTGTCGCTCCCCGTGATCAAGTGGAAATGCAACTAGTAAAAATTTGGGAAAAGATTTTGGGTGTACAACCCATCGGCGTTGAAGATAACTTTTTCGCCGTAGGCGGTAACTCCTTCTTAGCAGTGCGCCTATTTTCGGAAATTGAAAAGCATTTTGACAAAAACTTCCGTTTATCAACCCTGCTGCAAAGACCAACAATTGCCCAACTTGCAGAGGTGATTCGCCAAGAAGCAGCACCCCAAGTTTGGGAACACTTGGTAGTGATGAAACCGGGTATACCTAGCAAGCTACCATTCTTCTGTGTTCATGCTATTTGGGGCAACATCCTATTCTATCGGGGATTAGCCAGTTATTTAGACCCAGAGCAACCCTTCTATGCTCTACAAGCGAAAGGTCTAGATGGTCAACAAACACCGATGACTTCTATCCCAGAAATAGCCTCTAGCTGCATCAAAGAAATGCGAAAAATGCAACCACAAGGCCCTTACTTGTTGGGTGGCTTTTCATGGGGTGGTACATTAGCTTTAGAAATCGCTCAACAACTGCAAGCACAAGGTCAAGAAGTGAAATTACTGGCAATCTTTGATACGGGCGCTCCCATAGCTAACAAATTTGATGGTAATCAGGCTAGTAATAGCAAACCACAATCTTTTTGGAGTCAGGGCTTATTAAGGTTGAGAAATTTACAGAAATTGCAGTTTTCTGAGCGATTAACTTATCTTTGGGAAAAGCTGTATTGGCATTTAACAGCCGGGAGAGTGAGTATTATCTACAGATTTTACTTGCATTATGTGAAGCGATCGCTCCCAGAACTATTCATCTACAATGTAGTCGCAGCTAATTATCAGGCGTATAAAAAATACGTAGCTCAAGAATATCCAGGGAAAATTACTCTTTTCCGTGCAATTAATAATATGACTCAGTTAGAAAATAGCCCTGATTTACGTTGGGGTCAGATAGCCACCAATGGAGTAGAGATTTACGAAGTTTTGGGAACTTCTCACACTGGTCTGATGGAAGAACCCCATGTCAAGCTACTCGCTCAACAATTGCAATCTTGCCTAGAGCAACTACAGCCAGACAAGACCACAATTAAAGAAGTCTCAAGTACAGTTTTGTCACGGGAATACTGCTAA